TCCAGATGAATCGGCAGTTAAGGTTGATTTAATTTAATTCTTTATTTCTACATAGTAAGTTAATGtaaacacacaaaaaaataaGTTGAAAAAAGAATATCCTcacatatataacttttttttgcTTATTATCGTTGGTTTCAGTTTTGGATAAAAGAGAAGGTTGATAACAATAAAATATCAGGGTTGAGTCTTAAATTTTAAGCTCGTTTTAAACCTTTTAAAAACATTCAGCTGTCATGAATAAAATCAAACTACCACAGGGGTTAACTCGTGACATTGGTTCGTTTAGAGCCTTTTTTCTATGCTTGAGCTTAACTCGTGAGTAGTTTTTCAAACTTAAGCCACCCATTTATTAGggggtaggggtggtcatcacttgtaaaaatttcatcactcacaacatccaatcaagttaaGTCATGTCATCAACAAttatttcatcactcacaacctttttttagtggaaatggtcatCATTtctgatggaattccatcactcacaaccttttttattttttttaaattataaattaacaataaaacactaaaaatataaatttcatttaaattgaaacatactagttcaattaaacatactagaaatattttagactacaattaaaaaaaacatacataaagaacctactagttcgattaaagaaactctactcctcgtccgaattaGAAAATTCCAAACCTAAAGAGCCTACTAGTTCGATgaaatcgtatctcaaccgaaagtgggTTTCTTCATcacgcaattgttgttggatatTTTCGGGAAcgtgaacttgtgtaggaggatccggcacccaatcTGGAGATGTTGCACGCCCGTCTTGTTTGATTAACATATTGTgtaatatgatacatgcatatactatgctatgtattgattTCTTATTCATCGCACGAACCGGTCGGCTTAGAATGctccatctaccctttaaaacaccaaaagacCTCTCAACAtattttcttgccgattcttgcaactTTTTGAACGTtttttctttagcctcgacaAGAAACGAAGGAGCCTTCACGAAAACAGACCATGATGGGTAAATACCATCCACAAGAAGAAAGCCTCGTCTGTAATATCGCCCATTAACATAGAATGGACAGAAGGGTTCGGTACCATCTGTTACGGTTTGGAACAACGGCGAGGTGTGCAAAACATTGATATCGTTGTTTGAACCTGCAACACCAAAATATGAATGCCaaaaccataaatcattcgacgccaccgcttcaagtatgatggttggtcttttgacgtcacccctaacatacgcccctcgcaacttTCTTGGACAATTTctccactcgatatgtgtacaatcgatgctactgAGCATCCCAGGGAAATGCTATCTAGCCTCatgtgcggcgtaaatacgtgagatgtcgtgtctcgtcggtttacgtaaagACTCTTTACCATACAATTTAATGAATGCGTTACAAAAAAATTGCAGACATTCACGCGAAGTTCTGTCcgacatagctaggtattcatcaaattgatcgggagggttacctatcgctagttggcgaatggctgacgtgcatttttgtatcggcgtgaaacttggtttgcccctcgcgTCATAGCtttcttgaaaccattcttcAGTTGCTTCGATGTCTtgaacaatctttaaaaataattcttttggtaaacgaaaccgatctctaaatgtttcggcattgtagaccggattctccacaaaataatcgttcattaaCACTTCGTTGGCATGCACCCGATCACGATCCACCATTTTCTTCTTTGGGCGGTTCGAACTTCCTTCAAGatcgttatacaccgacacaaaatatttAAGCGTCTCATTGTCGGAAGACGATTGGCTATAGCTATCGCTATCGTTGTCCAacggaaacgtcgaatccgtaggaAAATCCATTTGTGAAATGGTATAAAATTGTAGAATGTGtgatatgtgtttgtgttttggtgtGGGTGAAATGGTTAAAAACTGTAAAGTATATATAGATTGTTTATaggtttttttattattaaaataacgTTCAAAAAAACGGTCAAAAGAGAGTGCAACGGTCGGATTTCAAAATGTTCAACGCGTCAAATTTATGAAGCGAATAGACTTCCACGCGTGAAAGTTATGGGGCGGCGGTGGTGTTTTGTGATTTTCCACGCGTGAACAATTTGTATAACGTGCAAATATCACACCATCCCAGGTggccttattattattattattattattattattattattattattattattattattattattattattattattattattatcatcatcatcatcatcatcataactTGTTTACTTTTTATAATTACTAAATTTAAAAATTGTTTATGTCAcaaccccaaaataccacatacgGAAATACCGCGGGACGTGtaacgtaccaggatccaagccaccaatcacctTGAACCAATAACAAAACATTGCCAAATTTATGTTTATTAAATTAAGTAATCATAATTGTCAAACAAGAGTTATCAGATTCAGCGGAAGCAAACGACATAATAATGTTTAATGTATTCTCAAAACCAAATGTAATAGTGTTTAAATAACATGCAAGTAATCCTCAGCGACATGACCGTGACCCCTCCAGccatccagatagcaagttcccatGCAAGTACCTAACGTCCTGCGAGCATGGAACAAGTGTGTGTCAGACAACGatggtgagttcacagttttacgaaaacgttaattaccaagtgtttaatccaGTTTGTTAACAAacccgaaagtaatgttgataatatctcgatactgaacaagacggctcctggtgtatgttttgcccgttccccagtgctcctatcaaagcactgggcatgactgggtcattagttcacacc
This is a stretch of genomic DNA from Helianthus annuus cultivar XRQ/B chromosome 16, HanXRQr2.0-SUNRISE, whole genome shotgun sequence. It encodes these proteins:
- the LOC110919707 gene encoding uncharacterized protein LOC110919707, with protein sequence MDFPTDSTFPLDNDSDSYSQSSSDNETLKYFVSVYNDLEGSSNRPKKKMVDRSNNDINVLHTSPLFQTVTDGTEPFCPFYVNGRYYRRGFLLVDGIYPSWSVFVKAPSFLVEAKEKTFKKLQESARKYVERSFGVLKGRWSILSRPVRAMNKKSIHSIVYACIILHNMLIKQDGRATSPDWVPDPPTQVHVPENIQQQLRDEETHFRLRYDFIELVGSLGLEFSNSDEE